From the Betaproteobacteria bacterium genome, one window contains:
- a CDS encoding PaaI family thioesterase, whose protein sequence is MDRPLQDVFKVHCFGCGALNAHGLQIKSRWEGDDMLCIWKPEPYHIGHPGYVYGGTIASVIDCHCIWTALAHYCHETGHALDVGPPPFAFVTGSLKVDYLKPVPIDGEMELRARVLEKGERKTIVRCRVLHSGIERATAEAVAVRVKLAA, encoded by the coding sequence ATGGATCGACCATTACAGGATGTTTTCAAGGTTCACTGCTTCGGCTGCGGTGCGCTCAACGCGCACGGCCTGCAGATCAAGAGCCGATGGGAAGGCGACGATATGCTATGTATCTGGAAGCCCGAGCCGTATCACATCGGACATCCCGGATACGTATACGGCGGCACCATCGCCTCGGTGATCGATTGCCACTGCATCTGGACCGCGCTCGCCCACTATTGCCACGAAACGGGCCACGCGCTGGACGTCGGGCCGCCGCCGTTCGCATTTGTGACCGGCTCCCTCAAGGTCGACTATCTCAAACCCGTGCCCATCGACGGGGAGATGGAATTGCGCGCCCGAGTCCTGGAGAAGGGCGAGCGCAAGACGATCGTCCGCTGCCGCGTGCTCCATTCTGGTATCGAACGCGCGACCGCCGAAGCCGTAGCGGTGCGGGTCAAACTGGCGGCTTGA